The following nucleotide sequence is from Aspergillus nidulans FGSC A4 chromosome I.
GCAAGGTACTTCTATCTATCATGACAAATCTAATATACACAGGTCGATGAAGCGACCAACATACCGTTCAAAAGACAATGTTCACCAGTTTTCCGCCCTTGACTACAATCACCCTTCTCCGCTTCTCCCAGTCGTTCCTTTCCCGTAACCAGAGACGTCCTTCCTCGGTTTCCAAAATTCGACTGATGATATAGTCCTGCTCTGCTGTGGCACCTTCCGGAGTTGTCGGTGAGAGCATATTTGGAATAGTGACGGTGAATCGCAGCTTGCCATTAATCTGGACCGCCACAACCTGTCCTCCACGCGCAGCTAGAATATCGGCTTGTTCTGTGGTTAGGGGAGCGGCTGGCCACGGGCAATCGAAGACTGTCAAAGCTTTGGGTCCAGATTCCGGCTGCTCTgtgacaatggaagaatgGAGGATTTCCCAGCACTCCGACGCCAATGCCGGAGCCACAGGGCCCAAGAGCcggagaagggaagaaatagTGAGATGGAGGATATATGGTGAAGTGGGGGTAGATGATATGAGAGAGTTGGTGAGTTTCGTCAAGTCAGAGATGACCGTGTTGAGAGCATAGGGATTTTTCTCGAGACAGCTCGTGACGGAACAAACGGTCCGGTGAGTGGTGAGAATAGCGTCGGCATCTTTATCACTCAGGCTTTGCAACGGTTCCAGGCTCGCAGCGTTGACGGATGCTTTTACTAAATCGGCACGGTCCACCTTGTACGTGGATGAAGCCAGAGTTTGCTCTGCGTCCACAACAAGCTTCCACAGTCGGCTAAACCAGCGTTCGATACCAACGATCTTCGTATCGTCCCACTCGAGGATCTCGCTCACAGGCGCCGAGAAGAGCACATGGGCACGCGTTGCATCGGCACCATACTTTGATACGCACGTCGTTGGGTCAACACCATTGTGTTTGCTTTTCGACATCTTCTCAAACGATACAGACGGCGTTTCGCCTGTTTTTTTGATAACAGGTTTCTCTGGATTAGAAAAGTCGAGTTCGGAGGGAAGCAGAAACCGGCCCGTAGATGGCTCCGTGTACGTTTTGCCATGAACCATGCCCTGGGTAAGGAGAACCTTGAAAGGCTCTGGTGGCGCGGCTAGATCTCCCGTGCGAGCAATTTCTGGGAAAAGGTCCGACTGGACGAGGAATTTGTAGATGAAGCGAGAGTAGAGCAGATGCAAGATTGCGTGTTCGACACCCCCAACGTAGACATCGACCGGCCGAGCCACAGAGGGAGAGAAAGGCCGCTCTTGGTTTGCAGAATCCAAGAAGCGAAGGTAGTACCAAGAAGAATCAACGAAGGTGTCCATGGTGTCTGTGTCGCGCGTTGCTTTGCTTCCGCAACTCGGACACTTGGTGGTAATCCATTCCTGATCAGACTCCAAGGGgcttccctttttttccctaAGCCAGTCTCCCTTAAGCTCGGGCAGTTTTACCGGAAGGTCGCTCGAAGGAACAGGCTGTGGACCGCAATTATCGCAGTGGATTATGGGAATCGGAGTGCCCCAGTAACGCTGGCGGCTGATCAACCAATCCCTCAGCCTCCATTGCTCGACAAAGTCGGCATGGTCAGTCGCTCTAAGGTCATTCGTAATCATCTTCCCGGCCTCGCGAGAATGGAGACCGTGGTATTTCCCGCATTTTGTCGTTAGGAAGCCTTCGTGGGTGAAAGGCCGTGCCTCGTTGATTGGGATGTCAC
It contains:
- a CDS encoding leucine--tRNA ligase NAM2 (transcript_id=CADANIAT00007298) encodes the protein MQHLFRFQSSPVRAALFTRTCKTYTLPPRSRSGCSYATVSTTATSKSRNLDLPALDKKWQAIWQKHGSIRAPVGVVADTTAGAAGEKPKSYILSMFPYPSGTLHMGHLRVYTISDVLARFYRMRGHDVLHPMGWDAFGLPAENAAIQHGVSPAGWTTENIAKMKEQLRSISTSFNWEREFATCSPEFYEHTQRIFLMLYEKGLAYQADAMVNYDPVDKTVLANEQVDANGCSWRSGAKVEKKKLRQWFFRITEFKDQLLGDLDSLAGSWPERVLTQQRNWLGKSYGAKIKFPLAIEGSEGSEGLHINVFTTRPDTLYGAEYLALALDHPLVLEAAKTDAALQDFLNEAAMLPTDSKVGYKLPHLSVTNPLRVIDKDTNHINRPLPVYVAPYVLSDYGEGAVMGVPGHDSRDFLFFKENADPKSIPVVLSAEKDIATSTDANSDIPINEARPFTHEGFLTTKCGKYHGLHSREAGKMITNDLRATDHADFVEQWRLRDWLISRQRYWGTPIPIIHCDNCGPQPVPSSDLPVKLPELKGDWLREKKGSPLESDQEWITTKCPSCGSKATRDTDTMDTFVDSSWYYLRFLDSANQERPFSPSVARPVDVYVGGVEHAILHLLYSRFIYKFLVQSDLFPEIARTGDLAAPPEPFKVLLTQGMVHGKTYTEPSTGRFLLPSELDFSNPEKPVIKKTGETPSVSFEKMSKSKHNGVDPTTCVSKYGADATRAHVLFSAPVSEILEWDDTKIVGIERWFSRLWKLVVDAEQTLASSTYKVDRADLVKASVNAASLEPLQSLSDKDADAILTTHRTVCSVTSCLEKNPYALNTVISDLTKLTNSLISSTPTSPYILHLTISSLLRLLGPVAPALASECWEILHSSIVTEQPESGPKALTVFDCPWPAAPLTTEQADILAARGGQVVAVQINGKLRFTVTIPNMLSPTTPEGATAEQDYIISRILETEEGRLWLRERNDWEKRRRVIVVKGGKLVNIVF